From the genome of Fundidesulfovibrio putealis DSM 16056:
GGAGGCATTCTTATCTTACAGGCGATCCATGGGGATGCTGGCGTAGAACGCCTCCCAGTCGTCGTCGAGCATGTCTGTGAATTGATTCAGGGGAAAAAAGCGGCCGCAGGACCTGCACCGCACGCCTGCCTGCGTTCAGAGGCGCGCCGGGGCGACGCGTCCACCGCAGGCGGGGCACTCCGGCGATTTGGGCCGGGGCCCGAAAGACTGGAAAAACATCAGACTATCTCCGCTCCTGAGAGCACCATCACGAACCGTTTGAACAACTCGGTGTCGAAGGATCCTTTCATGTCGCGCATGACGCGCAGGGCCTCGAAAGGCGACACCGCCGACGCATAGGGCCTGGCCGTGGTCAGGGCCGCGAAGACGTCTACCAGCCCGACCGCCATGGCCGCCAGCGGAATTTCGCCGCTCCCCACGCCGCCGGGGTAGCCGGAGCCGTCGGCGCGCTCGTGGTGGAACAGGATGCACTGCATGGCCGTCAGCGAGAGGTTGAGCCCCGAGCAGAGCGCCACGCCCCTGGCCGGGTGGGTGCGCACGATAAGCGTCTCCTCGGCGGTGAGCGGTCCGGGCTTTTCGAGGATGGCGGCGTCGATGCCGAGCTTGCCCAGGTCGTGCAGCACGGCCCCCACGCCGATCTGCACCATCTCGTCCTCGGGCAGGGAGTAGGTGTTCATGAGGGTGGTGGCGAAGACGAACACCTGGAGGCTGTGGTCGTAGGTCTTGAAGTCGTGGGCCATGAGCGAGGCCAGCTGCTTGAGCGATTCGCCCCGCGCCAGGAAGGCCAGGGTTTTCTCCACGAAGGCGGCGATGCGCGCGAACTGCGCCCGCTTGAGGAGCTTGGCCGGGAGTTTCTTGCCGTAGAGTTCGCGCACCATGGACCGGGCGGCGGTATGGAAAATTCTGGCGCGGGCTTCTATCGGCACGCGGTCGTTCAGCAGATATTGGGCGAGGTTGTGCTCCAGGTAGCGGTCGAAGCGTTCTCGGTCGCTTGTTTGCACGAAGACTTCGGTGACGCCGTTCTCATGCAGCCTGGCGAGGTGCTCGCGGGTGTAGACCTCGTTTTCAGACGCGTAGAGCACCAGCCGTCCCGCCTGGCGGATGAACACCTTGAACCGTCCGAAGGCTTTGGGGAAGAGCATCAGGGGCGACACGGCGAAATAGCCGGGCTCCCTGGGGTTTTGCTGCTTTGCGGACATGATGCGTCTCCCGTGCTGCTTGAGTTCTCGTCAGGCGAAGTCCTGGTAGTCAAATGCCGCGAAAAAGGCTAGAATGGCAAGCGGTGTCAGCAATAATCAGGCCTGACCCGCAACGGGGAAAAAAATGCTGGATGGCTGGGGTTCCACAGGCATCCCTGACGACAATTCCGGGATGCCGATCATACTGAAGGTCCGCAGTCTGGTGGCCCAGGATCTGGCGCTGGCCGAGGGCAGCTCCATGCGCGGCTTCGCCGCGCGCCAGGCGGATCTGGGTTTCAGACAGTCGACGATGCTGCGCCGTCCCCCGGAAGTGGACATCGGGGCGCTGGTGGACCTGGGCTCCTGAAAAGACCCCGCAGCAGCCTGTTGAAAAAATCCTGCCGGCTGCGTCGCACGGGAAAAGCCGACCCCCCGCGTTTGCCGAATACACCTCGGGCTTGACTCTTTACGCGCCTTGCCAGCGTTTTTTTATTACAGGCTGCAAGAATCAACTAT
Proteins encoded in this window:
- a CDS encoding dual CXXC motif small (seleno)protein; this encodes MRCRSCGRFFPLNQFTDMLDDDWEAFYASIPMDRL
- a CDS encoding HD-GYP domain-containing protein, encoding MSAKQQNPREPGYFAVSPLMLFPKAFGRFKVFIRQAGRLVLYASENEVYTREHLARLHENGVTEVFVQTSDRERFDRYLEHNLAQYLLNDRVPIEARARIFHTAARSMVRELYGKKLPAKLLKRAQFARIAAFVEKTLAFLARGESLKQLASLMAHDFKTYDHSLQVFVFATTLMNTYSLPEDEMVQIGVGAVLHDLGKLGIDAAILEKPGPLTAEETLIVRTHPARGVALCSGLNLSLTAMQCILFHHERADGSGYPGGVGSGEIPLAAMAVGLVDVFAALTTARPYASAVSPFEALRVMRDMKGSFDTELFKRFVMVLSGAEIV